Below is a genomic region from Spirosoma radiotolerans.
TAATAACGATACGCTCACCTTTCTGGAAACTGTCCCACCGCTCCGAAAGAGCAATGGCGCAACCAGCGCAACCCGTATTGCCATATCGCTGAATGTTTGAAATCAGCTTTTCTTCAGGTAAGCCCAATGTTTTCATCACATTGCGCGAGATGCGAAGATTGGCCTGGTGAGGCAGAATATAATCCACATCGGCAAGCTCCAGGCCGCACTGCTCGATTACCTGTAAACTGGCTTTGGGCATGTATACGCAAGCGTTAATAAACACATCGCGGCCGTGTGGCATTGTAACGCCCCCATCGGCGGGTTTCATCATTACGCCTGTCGTCGCTTTGGGTGTATGCGCTGCCCCACCGGTTTGCAAGGCTTTAATTGCGAAATCACCTTCACTCTGCCGTTCTTTGGTGATCAGCAATGCGGCTGCTCCATCGCCCCACAAATGCCCTGAGATAGTATCGGTTTCGTTGTAGTACAGCGTATTGTGTTCCGATACAATGACCAAAGCACGGCTCGCTTTGTTAAGCGCAAAATAGCCCTCGACCACTTCAATCGCATTTAATAATGACGAACAGGCGGTTGAAATGGAAACGACTGGAATGTCGGCAATGCCCAGGTAGTGCTGCGCTTCGTGAGCAATCGAGACAATGGTATCGTAAGGCGTATAGGTACCTCCTACAATTAAATCAATATTGGTCAGGTCGGCTTTTTCCATGAGTCGTTGAACGACGTCAACCGTCATGGTATTTGAGTTCTCGCCGGGAGCGGCTTTGCGTCGCTCCACAATTCCTGTTCGCTCGATAATCCACTCGCTGGACAGACCATTGAGCTGCGTAAAATGTTCATTGCCGACTACCTGCGAGGGCAGATAATGGCTTACTGCATGTATGTACATCAGGCCAAATAAGTAGGGCTAATCCAGGTATAACCTGAATTAGGCCTTAAAGTTAAATCCTTCCGGGAAAACGTGGTATTGCTCATTAGAACAATACTATAACGTATTTGATTTTTTATGTAAAAGTAAGTCAGATTCACTAACTAGTTTGTATGAATTACCTGTTCATAAAACTGAAGTAGCTTTTTAGCTTCGCTCGTCCAATTATAAAGTTGTTGCACAGCTTGTTGTCCGCGTTGTCCCATGGAGCGGGCTTCGTCGGGATGCTCAATCAAATAAGCGAGTGCATCAGCCACCTGTACCGGGTCATAAGGTGAAACGCAAAAGCCGCATTTATGTCGATCAACAATAGCACGATAAAGAGGAAAGTCGGATGTAACGACGGGGAGGCCCAGGGCCATATATTCAAACAATTTTGTTGTATAGGATTCTGGATAATCACCAACCGGTTTGAGTAACGCCAATCCAGCCGTTGCCTGGGCAGCGTAGGGAAAAGCAGCACGCTGGTCGGTGTAGCCATAAAAACAAAGATGACTCCGTACCAAGTCGTAATCAGTCAGTTTCTCCAGTTTATCGACTGTAAAGGTACGCCGGCCAAACAGATGGACAATAAACCGGGGGTGTGTTATTTTCAATTTTGCCAAGCTGGCAACGAGTGTGTCGATTGCCCGGTCAAAACTAAGTAAGCCAATGTAGAAAAACGATGGCTCTTCCCGACTCGGGTTGTAAGGAATTTGAAACGGTTTGAGAAAAGAAAGAAGTGGGTAATTGTAGAGGATAACATGAGGCTTCGCTAGCCCAGAATAGGTGCTTACGTAGCCGTGTTCGGTGAAAATAAAATAGAAATGCTGCCGGGCGAGCTGGTCAAACCAGCGAAATGATTTTTCCAGCCAGTAGCCTTTATTGACGTCTTTCCGATGTAGTTTCTTGTGCAGGTTTTCCTGTACCTCATAAATGATCCGCGCGCCAAAGAGCCGAAATACATACGCAAATGGAATGAACTCCGGCACATATACATGAACAAGCCGAGGACGCAGCCAAAGGCCGCGAAGCAAAATAAACGGGCAGGTAATCAGCACCCGCCAACCTACTCGCTGAAAATAAGGCAGACGAATGAAACGAATGTCAGGAGCAGCAGACGCATCGGCATGGGGAAGCGCACAAAATACGTCGTATGTTGCGGCAAGCGTTTGGCATTGTTTAAACACCACTCGGGGGTCATGAGCAGGGTGGGCCGTGCTAACATGCAAAACGCGGATCTTTTTCACTTGATTACTCCCAGGCTACGTAATTCAGCATCGATCTTTTGATTCCAGCGTTCCTGAGCTGGCTGGTTCAGGCTATGATTCGTCTCGTCATCATACTGGGTTTGCATCTTGCTCATCTCCCGAAACGACTCAATAAACTGGTACTGAGTAATGCTGTTATAATCTTCCAGCGTAAGGCTATCCGGGTGAATTTTTCGCTTGAAGCGCTCGACAATGATCTTCGTAATGTCGAAATGGCGTTGTTCATGGTTCAGTGCGTAGGCATTACGCGCATCCGAACGCGCCCAGGAAGAGGGTTTCAACATATACGCTTTGGCTTGAAGGTTCAGTATGATGATGCCATCTTTCACCATGCTCTTGCCTTCGTACGAAAAACTGGTAAACACTTCGGCAGCATAGTGACTACCTTGCCGTGGCGCTGCCTGAAAGTCGGCCCAGGTTAGTTTTCGGGCGGTATTATAATGAACCGTATCGTCGTCTGTAATTCGGGTATCGTCGATAAAGTTGATTTTCAGGCTTCGGGCAAGTTTCTCATTTCGTCCGCTTTCTCGTTTCATGTACTCGTTCAGGCTGCGTAAAGACGATACGACTGCCTGCCGAATAGTGGATTCGATAACGTCCAGATTGCCTAGCGGCCGGGTGTAGGTCGCGCTTCCCTGATAGTCAGTCAGCCGGGTGCTGGTGGTAACACCGGCGTCATCTTTACCCAACAATTCGAACGTTACGGCAAACGAAAACTGTCCGGATACACGATTTCCAACGGCGGTTTCGCTCACCCGGCACTGGCGAACGCGCATGGCAATGGGCCGTAGCGCCTTGTTCTGCCTTACTCCCTGATCGATGAAATGATGAAGACTAATGGCAACGCCTTTGTCCAGATCAACGGGTTGCGGTGCCTGATTGAGGACCAGAGCCAATCGGGCAACGGGGCCACGGTCGGGGCGCTGATCGGTAACGGCGGCAATGTAAAATTCTTTTGGGGTAAATGGGAACTGCTCTGAACGGAGCCGAATAGGGTCAGGAGCTATTGAGAAGGCGAATGACCCAACCAGGAACAGAAATAAAAAGACCTTATTCATACTACCCTAATAACGGCTCGTTTTAGCAAAAAGTGCAGCGTAGATGCTATCACGCTTGTTCAACAAATGCTATGCCACAGGTGTGGTTAGGAATTGACTATCATGGTGTAAGACGAACTCCCGTATAGGCAGAACGCCCCCTGAATGGATATTCAGGGGGCGTTCTCTATATTGCTGTAAGAACCTTAGTCAATCAACATGGCCTTGCCACTCACAACGTCATTTTCAACAGTTTTGAACTTAACATCCCGCTTAACGGAGCCGTCAACATATTGCACATTGACACGAGCGTTGCGGTCTAACTTAGCGACGCGCATAGGTGCCTGACGGGGAGGCATCGGTGGCGCTCCAGCGCCCATCGCATCATTTTCGGCCATACGGCGGGCGTATTCTTCCGGACCGGTAGCCAGATGATCGTCGTCAAAATCCTCCATGTTCGTATGGAGTTGTGGCTGCGGCTTCGGACGTTGCTGCACTGGCGCCTGCCGGATCTCCTGCTGTACCTCTTCAGCATCCTGCGCCGGAATATCGGCTTTGGTCAGGAAGCTGATGGTGTCGAAATTAACTTTATTCAGGAAGCGTTTGAACAACTCAACGGACTCGAACTTATAGACAAGCAACGGGTCTTTCTGCTCAAAAACAGCGTTCTGTACCGATTGCTTCAGGTCGTCCATTTCGCGAAGGTGTTCTTTCCACTCC
It encodes:
- a CDS encoding 3-oxoacyl-ACP synthase III family protein, which translates into the protein MYIHAVSHYLPSQVVGNEHFTQLNGLSSEWIIERTGIVERRKAAPGENSNTMTVDVVQRLMEKADLTNIDLIVGGTYTPYDTIVSIAHEAQHYLGIADIPVVSISTACSSLLNAIEVVEGYFALNKASRALVIVSEHNTLYYNETDTISGHLWGDGAAALLITKERQSEGDFAIKALQTGGAAHTPKATTGVMMKPADGGVTMPHGRDVFINACVYMPKASLQVIEQCGLELADVDYILPHQANLRISRNVMKTLGLPEEKLISNIQRYGNTGCAGCAIALSERWDSFQKGERIVITVFGGGYSFGAMLVEV
- a CDS encoding glycosyltransferase; its protein translation is MKKIRVLHVSTAHPAHDPRVVFKQCQTLAATYDVFCALPHADASAAPDIRFIRLPYFQRVGWRVLITCPFILLRGLWLRPRLVHVYVPEFIPFAYVFRLFGARIIYEVQENLHKKLHRKDVNKGYWLEKSFRWFDQLARQHFYFIFTEHGYVSTYSGLAKPHVILYNYPLLSFLKPFQIPYNPSREEPSFFYIGLLSFDRAIDTLVASLAKLKITHPRFIVHLFGRRTFTVDKLEKLTDYDLVRSHLCFYGYTDQRAAFPYAAQATAGLALLKPVGDYPESYTTKLFEYMALGLPVVTSDFPLYRAIVDRHKCGFCVSPYDPVQVADALAYLIEHPDEARSMGQRGQQAVQQLYNWTSEAKKLLQFYEQVIHTN